CTGGGTGTTTTACCTCTATCTGCTCCAATAGTCATAACATACGGAAATTTACGCCGGACTGCTCGAATTGTTGTCAGTCAGGGCTTGTTAGAGCAATTAGCTGAAGATGAAATTGCTGCTATCTACGCACGATCGCTCGGGCATATTGCTCATTGGGATTTTGTTGTCATGTCTTTGGTATTACTTGTTACAATTCCTTTCTACCTACTCTATCAACAAATTGCTATCTGGGGAGATAAGAGAGAAATCAAAGTTTTGCGGGTGGTTTTGGCGTATATGTCAAGCTTTGCCTATGGAATTTGGTGTTTGTTAACTGGAACTTCTTTGTGGTTGTCTCAGCTTCGTCATTACTATAGCGATCGCATTGCTGCTGACATTACAGGTAACCCCAATGGTCTTGTTCGTGGATTACTCAAAATTGCTATTGGGATTGCTAGCGATATTCAAAAACAAGAACATACTTGTTGGCAATTAGAAAGCTTGAACATAATGGCACCAGTTGGCTATCAACAAAGTATTTGTTTGGGAAGTATAGCTCCTCACACAACCTTTGAATCCTTTTTAATGTGGGATACTCTTAATCCTTATCGGTGGTGGTTTATTTTTAACAAAACTCATCCTTTGATGGGCGATCGCTTACAACATTTAACATCAATTGCCCGTCTTTGGCGTTTAGATACGGAATTAAATATGGAAAATCAAAAGCCTTTAAAGGTGAAGCGCCAGTCTTTTCTTTTTCAAATTGCGCCTTTTTTGGGGATTCCTGTAGGTATTCTGTTTGCCTTTTTAATTTGGATACTTTGGCAAACAGCTTACGCACTCAAGTTTTTGAACTTAAAGTGGATATATGACAATTCGTCTTATGTTACGGGTTGCTTGTTAATTTGCATTGGCATTGGCATCATCGTGCGGATAAATGCTTTTTTCCCCAGTATTAAGTCTCTAACCGTGCAAACCGATAATCGACTCCCGGTTTTGCTTGCTAATCCCGCCAGTCTTCCCGTTGACAGTACTCCAGTACATCTTGTCGGTAAGCTTTTAGGGCGTCGAGGTAATAGTAACTTTTTAGGGCAAGATTTAATACTGCAAACTAGCACAAGTCTCGTAAAATTACATTACATTCCGCAAGTTGGGGAAGAACTTCACACCCAAGCCCTGATTGGTCGCCGGATTACCGTTACAGGTTGGCTGAGAAAAGGATCGTTACCTTGGATAGATATTCACACCTTGAATACTCAAAGTGGCAAAACTGTCAATAGCTATCATCCCGTTTTGTCTATAATCCTGGCTATTGCTTTTAATGCTTGGGGAGTTTACGTGCTATTCAAGGGCTAGTAATCAGTGACCAGTGACCAGTGACCATTGGTAACTGATTACTGGTCACTGTAAAGAAAAGTTGCAAAATCCCAAAACAAATGTTACATTTATTTACATTAACAGTTGCAAGTGGCAAACTTAGCATCCCAGCTTGGTTAACCGTGTGGCTGTAAAGCGCCAATAATTCCCCTTTTTTCCCAACACAGCACGAAATCAGCCAGCCATTGGCTGGTTTTTGTTTCAAAAACACAAAATAGTAGAAGACGAAGTGTATTTTATGCTACTATGCGATTATGCAATCGCTGGAAATGTCTATCTTGAACTAGCTACGTGTAAAATACCGTGATAATGTAGGGAATGGTGTTGCATTCTTCGGAATAAAAAGGGAACGAAGAAGTCCAGTGGCAGCTATACTCTGTAAAATTCAAAATTTTGAGACTAAAGGTGTTATTGGCGTTGTGTGCGCTGTCATATTAAAGAAGCTTGACCCTGGTGAAAAACTGTATTGTATTGGTTAATAGTTTGGAGTAAAAAGGTTGGTTTGTGGCAATGTTAGTGGATAGTATCACTTCACCATTCGCACACCAGCCCCTGTTTTTTGCCTGGTCGCGTTCATTCAAATGTCAAATCTGGAGGTATGTTTCATGTCCGTTCGCCTATACATAGGTAATTTGCCAAAAGAAGAAATAGATCGTCAAGAATTACAAGCAGTCTTTGCAGCTGAAGGTGATGCTGTCACCACTAAACTGATTAAAGACCGCAAAACTGGCAAATGCCGTGGTTTTGGTTTTTTGACGGTAAATAATGATGAGCAAGCAGACCAAATTATTGAAAAATACAATGGTTTCTTGTTCAAAGATTCCGCTATTAAGCTAGAAAAAGCTCTACCTCGAACTAAAGGTGGGGAAGAAGGTGGCGAAGAGCAACCAAGTCCGGCTAAAGCACCAAGTCAAGGTGGAAGCAGCCATGCAGCTCCCATACAAAAAGAGGGGGGTAACCGTAGAGAAAAAAGCGCTAAAAAGTCCCGTCGTGGTGGCGGCGCTAGAGAGAATGTTCCTAGTGCATCTGGAAACACAGATGACACTATTCGTCCAGATCCTCGCTGGGCTAATCAGTTGGAAAAACTCAAGCAAATGCTGGCGGCACAAACTACAAGTTAGTTCTCCCTCTAGGGAAATTAAAAATCTGATTTTGGTTTTTAATTGCTGTATAGATGGTGGGGTTATTTCCGCCACATCGTATGAAGTCCCTTAGCTATTTAGCTTTGGGAACCTTTTAACTGAATCATGTGCGTTCGGCGCTTCTCCCAAAGGGAGACGCCAAGAGCGAACGCAGCAGCGCTTTGCTATCGCAACTGTTGGAAAAACAGCGATCGCTGGCTGTACTTTCCTCTGCGCGAATAGGCTTGCGTTCTGAACTTAGCATCCAATCAAAGTAGCTACTCAGGCGCAGCTTGTTTTGCCGCTGAAAAAAACGACTAAGTTTTAAATGCAGGGCTATTGTTATGTACTGTGTAGGTAGAATTCAGAATTAAAAGTATTCTGCTTGCGAGGAAAACGATAGAGGGTTGACCGCATTCTTTCAACAGTCGCGATGGCACTAGTTCGACTCAATTTGGGTTACGTGTTTCTTTTTTGTTCTCACTGCTAGTACATGAAGGTAGAAGTAAAGCTTAAATCAAGGTTTTGATAGTGGATCGCTTAAAAATAGGTGGTGCAATAGCTTCTTTTCTCCTCATCCCCAAACCAACTCCGTTGAGGGAGAAGGTGTTTAAAGCTCTCTACCTTTGGGAGAGGGTAAAGGTGAGGGAAGAGACTAACTGCAATTCCACAGGCTTATATCCATTGGTAAAATTTACAGAAATGCAATTTATACATTCCCTACTAGTTGCTTAAATGTCATCTAACAATGACCTTAACATTTGGTAAACTAAACCATTAGCGCAAAAAAAGAAAGTGTAAGATTATACTCTTTTATGAAAAAAAATTATTTTTTATTTAATTAAAAAACAGTATAAATTGAAACAAATTGCCATCGCTTAAAAGTTGTTTACGAAAATTCTGAAGAAAGAGCCAAAGGTTATTTTACAAAGCTATATTGACATTTTTTCTAAAAAATGCAGTGAATACATCATAATATTCAGTGTTATGGAATACTGTTTATTGATAATTTTTGCTTAGGAATAAGCATTGAAGCGATGCAATAAAGTATAAAAGGAAACTAATAAATTTAATTGAAATTACAAATATTTAGATTACTTATTAAGTGTATTAGCTAAAAAGATAGGATATAAATATAAAGAATTTAAATGTAAATACGTAAATCAAAAATTCTACTTCTGTTAGCAGATGTATAAAAATGTATTGCACATTAAAATAAAATAAAGAATAATAAAAATTCCATAAACGAGGCTGAAGGCTAAGAGCGAATTCAGATATGCCGGAGACCTTTCGTAAGAAAAAACACCAACAAACTATGAACTCTAGAACTAAGCAACGCATTGCCTTAATTTCAGTCCACGGCGACCCGGCGATTGAAATTGGGAAAGAAGAGGCTGGAGGACAGAACGTTTACGTGCGCCAAGTGGGAGAAGCACTGGCTAGATTGGGGTTGCAGGTTGAGATGTTTACTCGCAAAATTAGTGCAGAGCAAGAAACAATAGTTCAGCACAGCCCCAATTGTCGGACGATTCGGCTAGAGGCTGGTACTGTTGAATTTGTGCCACGAGATAATCTATTTGGATACTTGCCAGAATTTGTGGATA
This genomic interval from Scytonema hofmannii PCC 7110 contains the following:
- a CDS encoding M48 family metalloprotease, whose amino-acid sequence is MPSQFEPSLEAGLNILKQGNYQSAIATLKAVAAREGNSNAGLQAQIGLVVAYTRSGNTLEARTLCKTLTQSHNTQVQEWAQRTLKHLTQPSKTSQPKTDTTGFVAFDGDKKGTRRHGDKETQGQGEISSPPLPLPPSPPPVSPPPVAIREPIKPLTIYWKQAPRAKSWQPLQKLNLIPFRLLQAGTFIALFWIMRELLIFAMQFINNTLMNLPYLEPIQLLYADPTFFLLLTLFFLIGLSPWLLDGLLINFYYQREFNKDTLNKYSQEAVRVLQRYCQQQGWKLPKLGVLPLSAPIVITYGNLRRTARIVVSQGLLEQLAEDEIAAIYARSLGHIAHWDFVVMSLVLLVTIPFYLLYQQIAIWGDKREIKVLRVVLAYMSSFAYGIWCLLTGTSLWLSQLRHYYSDRIAADITGNPNGLVRGLLKIAIGIASDIQKQEHTCWQLESLNIMAPVGYQQSICLGSIAPHTTFESFLMWDTLNPYRWWFIFNKTHPLMGDRLQHLTSIARLWRLDTELNMENQKPLKVKRQSFLFQIAPFLGIPVGILFAFLIWILWQTAYALKFLNLKWIYDNSSYVTGCLLICIGIGIIVRINAFFPSIKSLTVQTDNRLPVLLANPASLPVDSTPVHLVGKLLGRRGNSNFLGQDLILQTSTSLVKLHYIPQVGEELHTQALIGRRITVTGWLRKGSLPWIDIHTLNTQSGKTVNSYHPVLSIILAIAFNAWGVYVLFKG
- a CDS encoding RNA recognition motif domain-containing protein, which produces MSVRLYIGNLPKEEIDRQELQAVFAAEGDAVTTKLIKDRKTGKCRGFGFLTVNNDEQADQIIEKYNGFLFKDSAIKLEKALPRTKGGEEGGEEQPSPAKAPSQGGSSHAAPIQKEGGNRREKSAKKSRRGGGARENVPSASGNTDDTIRPDPRWANQLEKLKQMLAAQTTS